One segment of Pandoraea pnomenusa DNA contains the following:
- a CDS encoding cupin domain-containing protein, whose product MLVNADFSRRVIVTPAQHQWTRSPQPGVERVMLDRVGAEKARATSLVRYAPDSVFPAHSHPAGEEILVLAGTFSEGDEHYPAGWYMRNPPGSAHEPSSAPGATIFVKLRQMTSGSGPKVRIDTNDSRRWQTSSELAVCHLFEDGTEHARLMRVDACAAIPLLRPDPRGWLVEMLVLRGELHVDDECCAAESWIRLPCGDMASVVAGERGCTVYLKAYLPPAARYRGTP is encoded by the coding sequence ATGTTAGTTAACGCTGATTTTTCTCGCCGGGTGATCGTGACGCCGGCGCAGCACCAATGGACTCGTTCGCCGCAACCAGGTGTCGAGCGCGTGATGCTCGATCGCGTGGGCGCCGAGAAGGCCCGTGCCACCAGTCTCGTGCGATATGCGCCGGATTCGGTGTTTCCCGCGCACAGCCATCCCGCCGGTGAAGAAATACTCGTGCTTGCCGGTACCTTCTCAGAAGGAGACGAGCATTACCCGGCGGGCTGGTACATGCGCAATCCGCCCGGGTCGGCTCACGAGCCCTCCAGTGCGCCGGGGGCCACGATCTTCGTGAAGCTCCGGCAGATGACATCCGGCAGCGGGCCGAAAGTCCGCATCGACACGAACGACAGCCGACGGTGGCAGACGTCATCGGAGCTGGCCGTTTGTCACCTGTTTGAAGACGGCACCGAGCATGCACGGCTCATGCGCGTGGATGCGTGCGCGGCCATCCCGCTGCTCAGACCCGATCCTCGAGGCTGGCTGGTCGAGATGCTGGTCTTGCGCGGCGAACTTCACGTGGATGACGAATGCTGCGCGGCCGAAAGCTGGATTCGACTGCCTTGCGGCGACATGGCGAGCGTCGTTGCCGGAGAACGGGGATGTACCGTGTACCTGAAGGCGTATTTGCCGCCGGCAGCGCGTTACAGAGGCACACCGTAA
- a CDS encoding autotransporter outer membrane beta-barrel domain-containing protein produces the protein MKSAQVRAAGGKRQMVTAVVAAMLPSAQALAQCAPAPASVSLSSGSCTDTAFTARESAGAAPVVDVSGTGVYSGTSVSLTATGTGLGVHATGSGTVTLDGTVVDGSTIETQGASAHGLLADGGGRISGSYTSVYTNGAGANGVGAVDAGSEITLTDSAVNTSGDSAYGAYAANGGSVIFTRTNITTAGAGASAVFTDAGGAITLNSLNTFSYGDNTPGAAASGAGSHLGLNGTYINVLGNGSAGLFATAGGAIAMSGGAIASGDYYGGTVIANSPGMLARGTGSSIVATSGASSATYGANSPGIWADAGGKIDFSGYGVFTYQPDSPGAQSSSGGAITLTNTIVRTSGPSSAGLLVRDGATVLATGTEITTGYRVGGSAPPVLQFPDAQIGLQAHGVNVLGQGSQWLGQNNAVTTNGDGAVGVWSGQGGVARVTGGTITTHGADTSALGGADAVRATDSGSLVDLTGTRISTTNVKAVGLHASAGGSIAATGAAVATQGQSAFGAQAQDAGSVVTLDRTTITTAGKAANAIQAGNAGRVQLTGSSVATTGGAAHGLAAIDGGTLSATATSVAVSGNGSAAIYLAGGAPSAISISGGSLSATGGAIVLAQGGTGSVSLSGVTSIVPATVNGRQLLAMVTEGTSGAPSNLTLDIVDTPSVSGDIVVDPSTLTYRLGNSRWVGDLVLSGPGNTASASFSTSQWTGNLLADAGNTANVSLQNSLWTGLARNATNVVIDGASVWNVTGDSNAIGTVTNAGLIQFVARTGSYSTLTVGSYAGGAGSRIGFNTYLGADNSPTNLLVVNGGQASGTSTLLVNNAGGPGAQTTADGIRLVQVTGGGASATNAFTLGQRVAAGAYEYQLFRGGSTGANDWFLRSNLIEAPSTPSAPTTEVPLYRPEVALYVPVPALARQMGLATLGTLHERVGDEEDLRGTSQGRDYGNLGWARVFGARVSNRWTGDVDAKAAGNQTGVQAGVDLFRRTTDSGHRDHVGVYVAYTDYSATSVQGFALGTQDLAVGKLSMSGPSLGAYWTHFGPSGSYTDAVLQTSWYDIKARSNYGAEVSPHATGFAASLETGYPMRFGDEGQWQWEPQAQLIWQGVSVNQARDPYSSVDWDSGNAVTGRLGVRLQRTARDMRGTLWQPYARLNLWHAFAGSDQATFGTNAPITSRFGDTALEIGAGVTARVNANTSFYGQASYRVSLDDSRSRQSAVQGIVGVRFNW, from the coding sequence ATGAAATCAGCCCAAGTGCGCGCCGCCGGCGGCAAGCGGCAGATGGTGACCGCGGTCGTGGCCGCGATGCTGCCTTCCGCCCAGGCGCTGGCGCAATGCGCCCCGGCGCCGGCGTCCGTCAGCTTGTCGTCCGGGAGTTGCACCGATACGGCGTTCACCGCGCGAGAAAGCGCGGGCGCCGCCCCGGTCGTGGACGTCTCCGGCACAGGCGTCTATAGCGGCACGTCCGTCAGTCTGACGGCCACCGGCACAGGCTTGGGCGTACACGCGACCGGCAGTGGAACGGTCACCCTCGACGGCACTGTGGTCGACGGTTCCACGATCGAAACGCAGGGCGCCAGCGCGCATGGCCTCCTTGCCGACGGCGGCGGCCGGATCAGCGGAAGCTATACGTCCGTCTACACGAACGGGGCCGGCGCCAACGGCGTCGGTGCCGTCGATGCGGGCAGCGAGATCACGCTCACCGACAGTGCCGTGAACACGAGCGGCGACAGCGCGTACGGCGCGTATGCGGCAAATGGCGGGTCCGTCATCTTCACGCGCACCAACATCACGACGGCAGGCGCGGGCGCCTCGGCAGTCTTCACGGATGCCGGTGGCGCGATCACGCTCAACAGCCTGAACACGTTCAGCTATGGCGACAACACCCCGGGCGCAGCCGCGTCGGGCGCCGGCAGCCATCTCGGCCTGAACGGCACCTATATCAATGTCCTCGGCAATGGCAGCGCGGGACTCTTCGCCACCGCTGGCGGCGCGATCGCCATGAGCGGCGGCGCCATTGCGTCCGGGGACTATTACGGCGGCACAGTCATCGCCAACTCCCCGGGCATGCTCGCCCGGGGCACGGGCAGCAGCATCGTCGCCACCAGTGGCGCGAGTTCCGCCACCTATGGCGCGAACAGCCCGGGCATATGGGCCGACGCCGGAGGGAAGATCGACTTCTCGGGCTATGGCGTTTTCACCTACCAACCCGACTCGCCGGGCGCGCAGTCCAGCAGCGGCGGCGCCATCACGCTGACGAACACCATCGTCCGTACGTCGGGGCCTTCGAGCGCGGGCTTGCTGGTTCGAGACGGCGCCACGGTGCTTGCGACGGGCACGGAGATCACCACCGGATATCGCGTCGGCGGCAGCGCACCACCGGTCCTTCAGTTCCCCGACGCACAGATTGGCCTGCAAGCGCATGGTGTGAACGTCCTGGGTCAAGGCAGTCAGTGGCTGGGACAAAACAACGCCGTGACCACAAACGGCGACGGCGCCGTTGGCGTCTGGAGCGGCCAGGGAGGTGTGGCGCGCGTGACCGGTGGCACCATCACGACTCACGGCGCCGATACCAGCGCGCTCGGCGGCGCCGACGCCGTTCGCGCCACCGACAGCGGCAGCCTCGTCGACCTGACCGGTACCCGGATCAGCACCACCAACGTCAAGGCCGTCGGCCTGCACGCATCGGCTGGAGGAAGCATCGCCGCCACCGGCGCTGCCGTGGCCACGCAGGGGCAAAGCGCCTTCGGTGCCCAGGCACAGGATGCGGGCAGCGTCGTCACGCTCGACCGTACCACCATTACCACGGCGGGCAAGGCGGCCAATGCCATCCAGGCCGGCAATGCAGGCCGAGTGCAATTGACGGGTAGTTCGGTCGCGACCACCGGAGGGGCAGCGCATGGACTCGCCGCCATCGACGGCGGCACATTGTCGGCCACGGCAACGAGCGTTGCCGTGAGCGGCAACGGATCGGCGGCGATCTATCTCGCCGGCGGCGCCCCGAGCGCGATTTCGATCAGCGGCGGCAGCCTGAGTGCGACCGGCGGCGCCATCGTCCTCGCCCAGGGCGGCACCGGAAGCGTCTCCCTCAGCGGCGTGACTTCAATTGTCCCGGCGACCGTCAACGGCCGACAACTGCTGGCGATGGTGACCGAAGGCACCAGCGGCGCCCCATCGAACCTGACGCTCGACATCGTCGATACGCCCTCCGTCTCCGGCGATATCGTTGTCGATCCCTCCACCCTCACCTATCGCCTCGGCAACAGCCGCTGGGTTGGCGATCTGGTGCTGAGCGGCCCGGGCAATACGGCCAGTGCGAGCTTTTCCACATCCCAGTGGACCGGAAACCTGCTGGCCGACGCGGGCAACACAGCGAACGTTTCGCTGCAGAACAGTCTCTGGACGGGCCTGGCGCGCAACGCCACCAACGTCGTGATCGATGGCGCCAGCGTATGGAATGTCACGGGAGATTCCAACGCGATTGGCACCGTGACCAACGCGGGGCTGATCCAGTTCGTGGCCCGGACGGGATCGTACAGCACCCTGACGGTCGGCAGCTACGCCGGCGGCGCCGGTAGCCGCATCGGCTTCAACACGTATCTCGGTGCCGACAATTCGCCGACCAATCTTCTCGTGGTCAACGGCGGACAGGCCAGCGGCACCAGCACACTGCTGGTGAATAACGCCGGGGGCCCCGGCGCCCAAACGACGGCGGACGGCATCCGACTGGTGCAGGTGACCGGCGGTGGCGCCTCCGCAACGAATGCCTTTACGCTCGGCCAACGCGTTGCCGCCGGGGCGTACGAGTACCAGCTCTTTCGCGGTGGCAGTACTGGCGCGAACGACTGGTTCCTGCGCTCGAATCTCATCGAAGCGCCGAGCACGCCGTCGGCGCCCACCACGGAAGTTCCGCTCTATCGTCCCGAGGTTGCGCTTTACGTGCCGGTGCCGGCGCTCGCGCGGCAAATGGGACTCGCCACGCTCGGCACCCTGCATGAACGGGTGGGCGACGAAGAGGATCTGCGCGGCACTTCGCAAGGCCGCGACTACGGCAACCTTGGCTGGGCGCGCGTGTTCGGCGCGCGCGTGAGCAACCGGTGGACGGGCGACGTCGATGCCAAGGCGGCCGGCAATCAGACCGGGGTGCAGGCCGGCGTCGACCTGTTCCGGCGCACCACGGACAGCGGGCACCGCGACCATGTCGGCGTGTACGTCGCCTATACCGACTACAGCGCCACATCGGTGCAAGGCTTCGCGCTCGGCACGCAGGATCTGGCCGTCGGGAAGCTCTCGATGAGCGGGCCATCGCTCGGCGCGTACTGGACACATTTCGGCCCGAGCGGCTCGTATACCGACGCCGTCCTTCAGACGAGCTGGTACGACATCAAGGCCCGGTCGAATTACGGTGCCGAAGTGTCGCCGCATGCCACCGGGTTCGCCGCCTCGCTCGAGACCGGGTATCCGATGCGATTTGGCGACGAAGGGCAATGGCAGTGGGAGCCGCAGGCGCAGCTCATCTGGCAGGGTGTGTCGGTGAATCAGGCGCGTGACCCCTATTCCAGCGTGGACTGGGATTCGGGGAACGCCGTGACGGGACGGCTGGGCGTTCGCCTGCAACGCACGGCCCGGGACATGCGTGGCACGCTCTGGCAACCCTACGCAAGGTTGAACCTGTGGCATGCCTTCGCCGGCAGCGACCAGGCGACCTTCGGAACGAACGCCCCCATTACGAGCCGCTTCGGCGACACGGCGCTGGAGATCGGCGCTGGCGTGACGGCGCGCGTCAACGCCAACACGAGCTTTTACGGTCAGGCGAGTTACCGCGTGTCGCTGGACGACAGCCGCTCGCGGCAATCGGCCGTCCAAGGCATTGTCGGCGTTCGGTTCAACTGGTGA